In Synechococcus sp. CC9616, the following are encoded in one genomic region:
- a CDS encoding adenine phosphoribosyltransferase, producing the protein MPLRHQALDLESFIRAIPDFPKPGILFRDISPLLKSPEAFAEALRQLGAICTELQPDLIVGIEARGFLVGAALAQAQGLGFVPVRKPGKLPGDVIGIDYALEYGTDRLEIQSDALTDNPSVLIVDDLLATGGTAAATGELVKRAGGRLAGFSFLIELTGLQGRQALPGDVPCQALFGYS; encoded by the coding sequence ATGCCTCTGCGTCATCAAGCTTTGGACCTTGAGTCTTTTATCCGAGCGATTCCTGATTTTCCCAAGCCCGGAATTCTGTTTCGTGACATATCCCCCCTGCTGAAGTCCCCAGAAGCGTTTGCTGAGGCTTTGCGTCAGCTTGGTGCCATCTGTACCGAGCTGCAGCCCGATCTGATTGTGGGAATTGAGGCGCGAGGCTTTCTTGTTGGTGCAGCTCTTGCCCAGGCCCAAGGTCTGGGATTCGTGCCTGTGCGCAAACCCGGCAAACTTCCCGGCGACGTGATCGGAATCGATTACGCCCTGGAGTACGGCACGGATCGCCTGGAAATCCAGAGTGATGCCCTGACAGACAATCCCTCTGTTCTGATCGTTGACGATCTGCTGGCCACCGGTGGCACGGCAGCAGCGACTGGCGAACTCGTGAAGCGTGCCGGGGGACGCCTGGCCGGATTTTCCTTCCTGATCGAATTGACTGGCCTGCAGGGGCGCCAGGCTCTTCCCGGGGATGTGCCCTGTCAGGCCCTTTTTGGTTATTCCTGA